TGACCGTCAGCGCCGGGATTTCGGTGCTCCAGTTGTCCGAGTCGGCGATGACGATGACGTCGGCGGCGAGTGCATCGCGATGGGCGGCCAGCAGCCGGCCCAGCGACGGCGACCCGGATTCCTCTTCCCCTTCGACGAAGACCGTGACACCCACCGGCGGTTGGCCACCATGCGCCCGGAACGCGGCCAAATGCGTTGCGATACCGGCCTTGTCGTCGGCGCTGCCGCGCCCGTACAGCCGCCCGTTGCGCTCGGTCGGCTCAAACGGCGGCGACACCCACTGATCGCGGTCGCCTTCGGGTTGCACATCGTGGTGGGCGTACAGCAGCACGGTAGGTGCACCGGCGGGTGCCGGATGCTGCGCGATGACCGCCGGGGCGCCGCCCTCGCTGACGATGCGCACATCGCCAAAACCCGCCTGCGACAACAGATCCGCTACGGCCTGCGCGCTGCGATGAACCTCGTCGCGGCGGCCGGGGTCGGCCCAGACCGACTCGATCCGCACCAGGTCCTCGAGATCGCGGCGCACCGACGGCAAGACATCGCGTACGCGCTCAACCAGATCGCTCATATCCTCGAGGCTAGGCCCTCAGGGCGTCTCGAGGATGGCGACCGCAGCCGCGGTATCCCCTTCGTGGGTCAGCGACACGTGGATCGTGACGTCGGCCAGATGCTTGGCGATGTCCCCGGTCAGCCGGACCCGCGGTCGTCCCCACATGTCGGTGACGACTTCGATGTCGCGGTGGATGTCCTCCGGCAGCACCGGGCGCTGGGCGAACCGTGATCCCGACCAGGCCTTGATCACGGCCTCCTTCGCGGCCCAACGCGCCGCCAGGTGACGCGCCGCCGACGAACTTTTATCCGAGGCGTCGCGACGCTCACCGGGCGTAAACGTCTCGGAGAAGACAGTTCCCGGCTGGTCGACCTGCTCGGCGAAATCAGGAATGGAGACGAGGTCTATCCCCACACCGACGATGCCCATGGCTGGCCAGGCTAACGCATCGGCGGAGTCATTCCGCAGACACCCGGTAGGCGTCGTCGGCGCCGAGTCGCGCGACCGGATTCAGCAGCATCGAAGCTTCCTGGCGCTTCTCCGGCGCACTGTGGTCGAAGCGACGGTCCGGCGGCCGCTGGTACAACGGCTCGCCGCCGGCGATGGCCGACACCAGCCGGCGCTGACCGGCCACCAGGCGTGCGTTCGCCCGCCGCTGGTAGTCCTCCCGCTGCTCGGGGTCCAGCGACGCGATGAACGCCTGCGGGTGCACCAGCGCGACTAGCCCGGACACGTGGCCGAACCCGAGGCTGGTCAGCAGCCCGGCCTTGAGGGGGAACTTCCCGCCGAGCCGCAGGGTGTCGCGCACCCAGACGAAGTGGGCCGAGCCGGACAGTTCGTCGTCGACGCAATCCAGACTGCGGTTGGGCGGGATGACACCGTCGCGCAACATCTGGCACAAGCCCATCATCTGGAAGACCGCCGCGCCGCCCTTGGCGTGCCCGGTCAGGCTCTTCTGCGACACGATGAATAGCGGAGCGCCCGCGGAGCGGCCCAGCGAGTCGGCCAGCCGCTCGTGCAGCTCGGTCTCGTTGGGATCGTTGGCCAGCGTCGACGTGTCGTGCTTGGAGATCACCGCGATGTCATCGGCGCCCACGCCCAGCTTGGCCAATTCGCGTGCCAGCGGCGCATCCTTGCCGCCGCGACCCGCGCCCAGCGCGCCCAGGCCCGGGGCCGGGATCGAGGTGTGCACCCCGTCGCCGTACGACTGCGCAAAGCCCACCACCGCGAGCACCGGCAGGCCCATCTTGAGCGCCAGGTCGCCACGCGCCAGCAGGATCGTGCCGCCACCCTGGGCTTCGACGAAGCCGAGCCGCCGGCGGTCGTTGGGGCGGGAGAACTTCGAGTCGTGAATACCCCGGCCGCGCATCATTCCGGTGTCGGCGGTGGCCGCCATGTCGCCGAAGCCGATGATGCCTTCCAGCGTCAGGTCGTCGATCCCGCCGGCAACGACCATTTCAGCCTTGCCGAGCCGGATCTTATCCATGCCCTCCTCGACCGACACCGCGGCCGTCGCGCACGCCGCGACCGGGTGGATCATCGAGCCGTAACTGCCGATGTAGGACTGAACCACATGCGCGGCAACGATATTCGGCAGAACTTCCTGGAAGATGTCGTTCGGCTTGTTACGGCCCAGCAGGTTGCCGTGGTACATCGTCTGCATCGAGCTGCCGCCACCCATACCGGTGCCCATGGTGTTGGCCACCAGGCTCGGGTGCACGTAGCGCATCACTTCGGCGGGGCTGAACCCGGCGGACAGGAATGCGTCGACGGTCGCAACGATGTTCCACACCGCAAGCCGGTCAATGGAACTGGCCATGTCGGCGCTGATGCCCCACACCGTCGGATCGAACCCGGTCGGGACCTGGCCGCCAACCACACGCGACAGCTTGTTCTTTCGCGGCACCCGAATCTCGGTGCCCGCCTTGCGGATGACCTGCCAGTCACTCGAATCCGGCACCGGCCGGATCACCGTGTGCTCGGGGTCGAACTCGGCGAAGGCGCGGGCGTCGGCCTCGGAGGAGACGACGAACGCGAAGTCCTTCTCCAGGAACACCGACACAAGTAACGGCGACGCGTGGTCGGGATCGATCGAGCCGTCGTCGACGAACTCCCGGATGCCACAGCGCTCGACGACAACGTCGTGGTAGCGCTCGACCAGTTCAGCCTCGTCGATCAGATCACCGGATTGCGTGTCGTACCAACCCGGTTGGGGGTCATCCTCCCAGCGAATCAGCCCAGTGGTCCACGCCAGCTCGAGAACCCCGGCGGCCGACAGTTCGCTGTCGACCTCCATCTCGAAGCGGGTGCGCGACGATCCGTACGGGCC
The DNA window shown above is from Mycobacterium sp. Aquia_216 and carries:
- the acpS gene encoding holo-ACP synthase AcpS translates to MGIVGVGIDLVSIPDFAEQVDQPGTVFSETFTPGERRDASDKSSSAARHLAARWAAKEAVIKAWSGSRFAQRPVLPEDIHRDIEVVTDMWGRPRVRLTGDIAKHLADVTIHVSLTHEGDTAAAVAILETP